In Aulosira sp. FACHB-615, the following are encoded in one genomic region:
- a CDS encoding helix-turn-helix domain-containing protein, with product MNSIIPEQNKPLEPVLLQEQEIQSIKQLESILKPEDTQLHLVGANGETIPIPESVDKVLRKVVQAMASGKLVSIVIQEQEFTTQQAADFLNVSRPYLIKLLEQGEIPYIMVGTHRRVRFEDLQQYKQQRDSKRRKFLQELIEMTEEAGLYEDAE from the coding sequence ATGAATTCCATCATCCCTGAACAGAACAAACCATTAGAGCCAGTTTTACTTCAAGAACAAGAAATTCAATCTATCAAGCAGCTAGAAAGTATACTGAAACCAGAAGATACTCAACTGCATTTAGTAGGCGCAAATGGCGAAACAATTCCCATCCCTGAATCAGTAGATAAAGTGTTGCGTAAAGTTGTTCAGGCAATGGCATCAGGTAAATTAGTCTCAATAGTAATTCAAGAGCAAGAATTCACAACACAACAAGCAGCCGACTTTCTGAACGTATCACGTCCCTATCTAATTAAGTTGTTAGAGCAAGGTGAAATTCCCTACATCATGGTAGGTACTCATCGGCGTGTACGATTTGAAGATTTGCAGCAGTATAAACAGCAGCGAGATAGCAAGCGTAGAAAATTTTTGCAAGAGCTAATAGAGATGACTGAAGAAGCTGGTTTGTATGAAGATGCTGAGTAA
- a CDS encoding PIN domain-containing protein translates to MLKVILDACVLFPMYLRDTLLSTAESGLYLPYWSQRILDEAMSNLVLRGKISAEGAKNLEEVIKYAFPEAMVDEVPWELEQAMTNDPKDRHVLAAAVIVKADIIVTNNLNDFQNQALTPWHVKAQSPDNFLSELFDEYPREMIQVLQKQSQNYKRSPKTFIQLLELLSKQLPGFTSKILSHESI, encoded by the coding sequence ATGCTCAAAGTTATCTTAGATGCGTGTGTTTTATTTCCAATGTACTTAAGAGACACCTTGCTATCCACTGCGGAATCTGGACTGTATCTACCTTATTGGTCACAGAGAATCTTAGATGAAGCAATGAGTAATCTAGTTCTCAGGGGTAAGATTTCTGCTGAAGGCGCTAAAAACTTAGAGGAAGTTATCAAATATGCTTTTCCTGAAGCAATGGTTGACGAAGTGCCTTGGGAATTAGAACAGGCTATGACGAATGATCCCAAAGACCGTCATGTTCTTGCTGCTGCGGTCATAGTCAAAGCTGATATCATTGTCACGAATAATCTTAATGATTTTCAAAACCAAGCTTTAACACCGTGGCATGTCAAAGCACAGTCGCCTGATAATTTTCTGAGTGAGCTATTCGATGAATACCCAAGAGAAATGATTCAAGTTCTCCAGAAACAGTCCCAAAATTATAAAAGAAGTCCTAAAACTTTTATTCAGTTACTTGAACTGTTGAGTAAACAGTTACCGGGATTTACAAGCAAAATTTTATCTCATGAATCTATCTAA
- a CDS encoding alcohol dehydrogenase catalytic domain-containing protein, giving the protein MKAQVFRGVNQLSYEEIPVPTLEPDEVLVQVQVVGLCQSDIKKILYPLYEPPRIFGHETAGKIAAVGSEVRGWQVGQRVAVMHHIPCMRCAYCLNENFSMCNVYKNISTTAGFNASGGGFAEYVKVPGHIVQNGGLIPIPEDISFEEASFVEPTNCCLKAVKKAQIAPGQTVLVTGAGPIGLMFVMLVKYFGAKAIATDLLPSRIEKALEVGAEAAFDARDPDLPTKIHALTNGLGVDVTLLAVPSEKAFFQALDCTRKGGKILFFAEFPDELEIPINPNILYRREIDLMGSYSSSYRLQALSADIVFNRRIDIPALISDRYPLKDLSAAVEQAIAPSPDTYKILIYP; this is encoded by the coding sequence GTGAAAGCACAGGTATTCAGAGGCGTAAATCAACTTTCTTACGAAGAAATCCCAGTTCCAACCCTAGAACCAGATGAGGTACTGGTGCAGGTGCAAGTTGTGGGGCTGTGTCAGTCGGATATTAAAAAAATCCTTTATCCTCTTTATGAACCGCCACGCATATTTGGACATGAGACTGCGGGAAAAATTGCCGCCGTGGGTTCAGAAGTTAGAGGTTGGCAAGTGGGACAAAGGGTAGCGGTGATGCACCACATCCCATGTATGCGTTGCGCTTATTGTTTAAATGAAAATTTCTCGATGTGCAATGTCTACAAAAATATCTCTACCACAGCAGGGTTTAATGCTAGTGGTGGTGGTTTTGCAGAGTATGTGAAAGTACCAGGACACATTGTGCAGAATGGTGGTTTAATTCCGATCCCCGAAGATATTAGTTTTGAAGAAGCAAGTTTTGTGGAACCGACAAATTGCTGTCTCAAAGCAGTGAAGAAAGCCCAAATTGCCCCCGGACAAACAGTATTAGTCACTGGAGCCGGGCCGATTGGGTTAATGTTTGTGATGTTGGTGAAGTATTTTGGGGCAAAAGCGATCGCCACTGATTTACTGCCCTCTAGAATCGAAAAAGCTTTGGAGGTTGGTGCAGAAGCAGCTTTTGATGCCCGTGATCCCGATTTACCCACGAAAATTCACGCCCTCACAAATGGACTAGGTGTGGATGTGACCTTGTTGGCTGTACCTAGTGAAAAGGCGTTTTTTCAAGCACTAGACTGCACTCGTAAAGGGGGAAAAATACTGTTTTTCGCTGAGTTTCCCGATGAATTAGAAATTCCTATCAATCCGAATATTCTTTATCGCCGAGAAATTGATTTGATGGGGAGTTACAGTTCTTCTTACCGTCTTCAGGCGCTGTCGGCGGATATTGTATTTAATCGGCGGATTGATATTCCCGCCTTAATTAGCGATCGCTACCCTCTCAAAGATTTATCAGCAGCCGTAGAACAAGCGATCGCCCCTTCTCCTGATACATACAAAATATTAATCTATCCTTGA
- a CDS encoding inorganic phosphate transporter, with protein MPMTLVIVAILAFYVACNLGANDVANAMGTSVGSKAVTLKQAIIIAGVLEFTGAVLFGHEVSETLATKVANPSLFAATPQLLVTGMITVLISCGVWLQIATAKGLPVSSSHAVVGAIAGFSAVAMGIGAIDWSSIGMITIGWLLTPIISGSIAALFYSQIQRWILNQPNQVAQLREWIPWLSSALLGVFGVIVLPSLTQPLTNFLTAQVGINIPVYDIPLFTGALAAVGLTVMSWRQLEKEAGDTQSREQRNNILLPTPNSQLPTPVERLFGRYQLLSACFVAFAHGSNDVGNAIAPLAAIVYINATGNVPINGIDIPLWILVVGGAGIVTGLAIWGKNVIATIGENIIALQPSSGFCAELATATTILLASRLGLPVSTSHALVGGVVGIGMVQSLNSIKFQTLQAISAAWLITVPLSAVLSASIFSIARLVWH; from the coding sequence ATGCCCATGACCTTAGTGATAGTTGCCATCCTCGCTTTTTATGTCGCCTGTAATCTTGGTGCTAACGATGTTGCCAATGCAATGGGAACTTCTGTGGGTTCCAAAGCTGTGACTCTCAAACAAGCCATCATTATTGCTGGAGTTTTAGAGTTTACTGGCGCTGTCTTATTTGGGCATGAGGTGTCAGAAACTTTAGCAACAAAGGTTGCCAATCCTAGTTTATTTGCTGCCACACCCCAATTATTGGTAACAGGGATGATTACTGTATTAATATCTTGCGGTGTATGGTTGCAAATTGCTACTGCCAAAGGTTTACCTGTATCATCTTCTCACGCCGTCGTTGGTGCGATCGCAGGCTTTAGTGCTGTGGCAATGGGTATAGGTGCAATTGATTGGTCATCAATTGGTATGATTACCATTGGTTGGCTACTCACACCGATAATTAGCGGTAGTATTGCAGCCTTGTTTTACAGCCAAATTCAACGCTGGATTTTAAATCAACCAAATCAAGTTGCACAGCTAAGAGAATGGATTCCTTGGCTGAGTTCGGCTTTGTTGGGCGTGTTTGGCGTGATTGTCCTACCTTCGCTAACGCAACCTTTAACGAATTTCTTAACTGCACAAGTAGGAATTAACATCCCTGTATATGACATCCCCTTATTCACAGGTGCATTAGCAGCCGTGGGACTGACTGTAATGAGTTGGCGACAACTAGAAAAAGAGGCAGGAGATACACAGAGCAGAGAGCAGAGGAATAATATTTTACTCCCCACTCCCAACTCCCAACTCCCGACTCCCGTTGAAAGATTATTCGGTCGTTACCAACTACTCAGTGCTTGCTTTGTTGCGTTTGCACATGGTTCTAACGATGTGGGAAATGCGATCGCACCTTTAGCGGCGATCGTTTATATCAACGCTACTGGTAACGTACCAATCAATGGTATCGATATCCCCTTGTGGATTTTGGTTGTTGGTGGTGCAGGAATTGTTACAGGTTTAGCGATTTGGGGAAAAAACGTCATTGCTACCATTGGCGAAAACATCATTGCTTTGCAACCTAGTAGTGGGTTTTGTGCCGAACTAGCTACCGCCACTACCATTCTTTTAGCTTCTCGCTTGGGTTTACCTGTTTCGACATCTCACGCACTGGTTGGGGGTGTAGTGGGGATCGGGATGGTGCAGAGCCTGAACTCAATTAAATTTCAAACTCTGCAAGCGATCTCTGCTGCATGGTTAATTACAGTTCCTTTAAGTGCAGTCCTGAGTGCAAGTATCTTTAGTATTGCGCGGTTGGTTTGGCACTAA